The window TGGGGGAGAGTTTACGCCCAGTCACCGGATCGTGGAGGCTCACGCTACCGTCAACCTTGCGGACCTCGGTCACGGCATCGCCGTCGAGCGAACGTGTCGTTACCGCTGCAAGAGTACCGTCGTTTGCGACCCAGGCCGGGAGCGGGGCATCGGCGGGCAGCGCCTCTTGTTCACGCGAAACGACATGTTCGGAGCGAACTTCTTCCAGGTCGAGAAACGACATGAGGGCGCCGGTTCCCATCCACAAGAGAACCTGGACACCGACGAAAATCGCCAGCCATTTGTGGATCTTGCTGCCGAGCACATGCAGGCGCAGCTTCAGCGACGGCGTTGCCAACCGGTGCTACCTCTTCGAAAGCCGTAATCAGTTGCGCGGCGCGCGCGACGAGGAATGGTACTGGACGATTCTCCACCCGTCCGCATCGTGAGCAAGCACCGATGTCGCCACGCCGTCGCGCTCGATCACCCGGCCATCGCTAAGTTCGATGCGATAGCCATACGTCTCATAGGCATGGGCCATGTGCCCCATCCGGGTGACGGTCAGCGTGGGGTCGGTAAAGGTGAAGCTCACAATCGCGTCGAGCTCGGGGCCCAAATGGTGCTCCATGTAATTGGCAAAGCTTCCTTCGGCCTTGCCATTCTCGAAGATCGCCGAGTCCTCGGCGAAGAGCGCGCGCATTGCCTGCGCGTCGCGCGCTTCAAGAGCGGTGCGATAGGCCTTGAGGGTTTCTTCAGCGCCCGCGACATCGTCCGCCGAAGCGTCCATCGCGTGCATCTGATGGTTCGCATGGGAAGAGTGGTCCATCTGCTGCGCGAAGGCTGGCAGCGGTATCAGCGTGGCAACAAGCGCAGTCGCCGCGATGCGTGTCAAAGTCTTGGTCATGGAAGTTCTATCCTTTTTGAGATTTCAGAACCAGAATCGCACACCGACGACATAATTGGTGACGCTCGGATCCTCTCCGGCGGCCCGCGCAAAATCCGCGCTGTCGCCGATGCGCCATTCCTGGGAAACGCCGACATAGGGCGCGAATTCGCGTGCGAACTCGTAGCGAAGACGCAGACCTGCCTCGATCCGGTCGAGGCCAGCGCCAATGCCGAGTTCGGGAATATCCTGAGCGGAAAGTGCGATTTCGGCACGCGGTTGAAGGATCAGCCGCTGCGTGATGCGCTGATCAAGTTCGCCCTCAAAACGCGCCGTCACATCGCCCTTGGTGGAGACGAAGGCCGCGGCATCGACCTCGAACTGGTAAGGCGCGATCCCTTGGATACCGATAACCGCGTGCGTGCGTTCCGGACCGGTCAGGTCCTGGCGAACACCCGCCTGGAAATCGAAGAAGGGCGCAATGGCGCGGCTCCAGAGCGCCTGGACCTCGGCGCCTTCTATGGGTTCGCCGAAGCTGCCCTCACCCTCGGACTTGAACCAGAATTTGTCGATGTCGCCGCCATAATATCCCTGGATGTCCCACAGATATCCATCCTTCCCCTCGCGGGCGCGGTACTCGAGCCGGTCGCCCTGAAACCAGAAGCGCATTCCTCCGTCGGTCTCGCGGACAAGCTCGCGGCGCGCTTCGTTCATGGCTTCCTCGCCCCAGATGGCGACCGCCGCGCGCGCTGGGCCGCTCCCTGCTTCTGGAGGAGGCGGCAGCAGCGGGATATCATCGTCCGAGCCCATCTGCATCGCCGAATGGTCCATGCCCTGCCTGTCCTGCGAAGGCGTCTCCCCATGGTTCATCTGGCTGTGATCCATCTGCCCATGGTCCATCGACGAACTGGCCTCCGCCTGACCCATCTCGCCGTGATTCATCTGCGAATGATCCATCGCGCCTTCGGCGGGCTTGCCCTGCGGCATCGAGCCGTGATCCATTCCTTCATGACTTTCGGGCAATGCCTGTGGACGGGCAGCGTCCACAGGCATTGTCATGCCAGAATGGCCATCCTGAGCGGTCATCGCACCATGATCCATGGTTGAGTGATCCATCTGCGAGCGGTCCATGGCGGCTTCAGGTTGAGCAGCCGGTTCGCATGCTCCATCTGCAACCGGATGCCCCATCGCGCGATGGCGCTCGGCTTCTTCCTCGCACTTCGTCTTCGCGTCAGCCTGCGCCTCGGCGCTTTGCTGCGGCTCCGCCGGCGAATGACCGGCATGCTGCGCCGCCGCGGGGGAGGCGAGAACTGAGCCGGCTGCGACCGATGCGAGCAGGCTGACAATACGAATTTTCATGCTTCGCTCCCGTCGGGATTGGCGACCGTGACGATCTGAAACATCCCGGCATGCATGTGGTAGAGAAGGTGACAGTGGAAGGCCCAGTCGCCCGGCTCGTCCGCCGTCAGGTCGAACTGCGCGCTGCCACCCGGCTGCAGGATTACCGTGTGCTTGAGCGGTTGACGATCGGCCGGCGCGCCATTGACCAGCTCGAAGAAATGACCGTGCAAGTGAATGGGGTGCGCCATCATCGTGTCGTTGACGAGCTTCACGCGCACGCGCTCGTTATAGGCGAAACGGATCGGCTCGTCTGAGACGGCGGAGAACTTCTTGCCGTCGAACGACCACATGTAGCGCTCCATATTGCCGGTCAGATGAATTTCCATTCGCCGGGACGGCGTGCGGCCCTCGCGGTGTGGAGTCAGAGCGCGCAGCTTGCGATAGTCGAGCGTACGATGCGGCACATCGGCGAGACCGATGCCGGGATCGCCCATGCGGTCGACCGGGTTCATCGAGACCATGTCGAGACCGGGCCCGACCTTCACATCGGGCGGCAGAAGCGACGTGTCGCGCATCTGCATCCCCGACATGCCGGCCATGCCTGCCATCTCGGATTGGCCGGACGAACCATGATCCATCCCCGCCATGTCGCCGCCACTTCCGTGGTCCATGCCCGACATGCCGGCATCGCCAGACGAGCCGTGGTCCATGCCGCTCATGCCCATGTCGGCCATGGTCAGAAGCGGCGGATCGCGCAGCGGCGGAATGGCGGCGCGAGCGCCGGGTGCGCTCGCGAGTGTGGCAATACCCATGCCCGAGCGGTCCATCGACTCCGCGACCAGCGTGTAGGCTTGTTGCGCGCCCGGCGTCACGACGACGTCGTATGTCTCGGCCACACCGATCTGGAACTCGTCGACCTCCACCGGCTCGACGTTCTGCCCGTCCGCCTGAACGATGGTCATCGGCAGGCCGGGAATGCGAATATTGAAGAAGGTCATGGCGCCGGCATTGATGAAGCGCAGCCGCACGCGTTCGCCCGGGCGGAAGAGGTATTCCAGATTGTCGAGCGGGCCATGGCCGTTCAGAAGATAGGTATAAGCCGCGCTCGACACGTCGAGGATGTCCGTCGGCATCATGCGCATTTTCGCCCACATCCGGCGATCCTCGCCCGAAAGCGGGTAATCGTCGGTCCAGGTGTTCTGGTTGTAGTTGAAGTAGCCTTCGCCCTTCTTGAGCTTGTCGAAAATCGTGTGGGGCGACATTTCGCTGAATTCGCTCAGCACCACGATATATTCGCGGTCGGCCTGGACCGGATCGGGTCCGGCGGGGTCGACCACGATCGCGCCGTAATGCCCGGCCTGTTCCTGCAGGCCGCTATGCGAGTGCCACCAGTAGGTACCCGACTGGCGAACCGGAAATTCGGCGGTGAAGGTCTCTCCCGGTTTGACGCCGGGAAAGCTCACGCCAGGCACTCCATCGAGCTGAAACGGCACGAGCAGACCGTGCCAGTGGATCGAGGTATCTTCCTCGAGCTGGTTATGGACATTGAGCCGGACGGTCGTGCCTTCCTGCAATCGCAACAGCGGACCGGGGATCGTGCCATTGACGGCGATCGCGCCGCCGCGCCTGTTGCCGGTCGCGAAGGCCGATCGGGCAACGGTGAGGTCGATATTGGGGCCGGATATCTCGTCCAGCCCCTTGCGGGCGTTACCTGCGAGGATGTCCGCGCCCCGTGCCCAGGCAGGCATCGCCCCGGCAAGGCCGAGCAGACCCATTCCTCCTGCTCCGGCTCCGAGAAACTTGCGTCGATTGACGGCGATCATAAAGGGCTCCTGACTTGGCGTTTACCGTTACTTACGCGCGCGCCCAGCCAACCCCCCAAAGTTTTTCGAAGCGCTCCTTCAGCCTGTTGCGCGCGCGATATACGCGGGTTTCGATCGCCTTTTCGGTCGTTCCGAGAAGATCGGCCGCCTCGGCCTGGCTACGCCCCTCGATGGTCACGAGCACAAGCGCTTCGCGCAGCCTTACAGGCATTCGCGCGATCTCGGCCTGAACGAGATTGAGCTCTTCCCTGGAAACGGCCAACGCTTCAGGACCCGGCAAATCGTCGGCGATGGAATGGAGTTCGTCATCACCCGACAGTCCGAAAAAGCCCGCGACCTTGCGCCTGCGCAAACGGTCCCGGCAGCGGTTGAGGACGACGGTTGTCAGATAGGGTCCGATCGGCTTGTCCGGATCAAGCCGATGGCGCGTCAGCCACACCGAAGCGAGGCTGTCCTGAACAACGTCCTCGGCCTGAGAAGGAGAGGAAAGCATGCGTGTCACGAGCGCGAGAAGCCGACCAGTTTCATGCTCGACGAGTTGGCTGAAAGCCCGCTTGTTTCCAGCCCTCGCCTGCGAAACAAGGGCCTCATCCGGATTGTCGCCCGCCCCCGACATGGCGCTTCAGTCGCGAGGGTCGCGGGTCAAGGCGTCGGAGACCTTGCGGTCGAACTGGCGTTGCTGCTCGGGTTCGAGAATTTCGCGCATGTCGAAGACATGGCGCACCGTTGCTTTCTGCAGATCGCCCATGCGTGCATGCACCTCGTCGATCGCGGCCGAGACCTCGGGACCGTACTCATGCTCGGTTTCCATCGCCTGGGCGAGCCGGGCATTGGCTGCACGCGCCGATCCTTCGAGCCGTGCCCTTTCGACAGCGAAACGAGCCTCGAGCGCATCGAGACGCTGCTCCTGGTCGGCCGTCAGGGTGAGTTCGTCGTGCACGAAATCGTGGAGGCCGGAGCCAGCCTCGTGATTGGCCCAGCGGTCCGCGGCAATCGCGCCGAGGCATCCTGCAAGTGCTGCGAGAAGCACCGCGAGAACGATATGCGTCGTCTTCAAACCCTATTGCTCCACATGGAGGAGCGCCGATGGGGACAGCTGTTCGCCGAGGATAAGACTCTCGCCAAATGACGCGGAAGACGTGCCATAGCCGCCGGGCCAACCGCTCGTTCCGGCGCCAGCTCCAAGCCCGACGACGAACAGACCGACGAACAGAGCCGTCCGGCGGCGTCGGTCGGCGATTTCGCCAAGCTGTCCGGCGCGCTGCCAAACGCCATCCATGAAGTCCGCGGGGACCTCGCTGGTGCCGGTGGCGGAAAGGGTTCCGAGCACCGCATCAAGAGAGTGATTGTCACGCATCCGAAAAACTCCTGTGGGTTGCACGTGTCCTATACGCGCTCGCCTGCACAATCCCTTAAACTTCTTTATAGGATGGCCCGCCCCTTTTCCCCGGCAGCGGGTATGATGCCGGTGCTTGAGAAGGGAAAGGAACGGACCGATGTCTATTGTGATCCTTGGCGTTGATCTGGGCAAGAACGCTTGCAGCATCGTCGGTGTGGATGCGACCGGGGCGGTTGTCCTGCGCCGGTCGATGCGCCGACAAACATTGATCGATTACGTCTCGAAGCTACCAGCATGCATTGTAGCGATGGAGGCGTGTTGCGGCGCTCATCATATGGGCCGTCTCTTCGCCGGTCATGGGCACGAGATCCGGCTGATGTCACCGGAATACGTTCGCCCTTACGTGAAAGCGCAGAAAAATGACGACCGGGATGCCGAAGGCATCGCTGAGGCAGCATCACGCCCGACGATGCGCTTCGTAGAACTCAAAAGCCAGGATCAGTTAGATATCCAGACCCTTCACCGCGTCCGGTCCCGTTTGGTGGCTGAGCGCAGGAGCCTGATCAACCAGTTGCGCGCCATCATGCTGGAGCGCGGCACGATTTTTCCGGTTGGTCGCCGCAAGCTGGAACTCGGTGTTGATGCTTTGCTCCTTCAGGGGGAGGCAGGGTTGTCCCCTCGAATTCGCCGGCTCATCGGCGATCTTCGTACAGAATGGCGACACCTCGACGAGAAAATCGAGAGCCTGAACGCCGAGTTTGTTGAACTTGCCCGCAATGATGCCGCCGCCCGGCGTCTGACATCCATCCCCGGAATCGGGGTGCTCAACGCCACCGCGCTGATCGCAGCGGTCGGCAATGCCGGTAGCTTCGCCAAGGCCCGAGATCTGGGGGCATGGCTTGGTCTTGTCCCACGCCAGCATACCACCGGAGGCAAACCACGACTGCTGGGCATCTCGAAACGCGGCAACACCTACTTGCGAACCCTGCTGATCCATGGTGCCAGGGCCAGCCTGCCCTCGATCTCTCGAAGTGACACACCGCTCGGGCGATGGCTCAAAGCGATGCTGGAACGAGGTGTTCACCGCAATGCTGCCGTGGTCGCCCTGGCCAATAAGCTGGCGCGGATCGCCTGGGCCGCTTTGCGCAAGGGCGCAACCTTCGAACGCAGCTACCCCGTCGCCGTTTGAACCGATCGGCCTGATGCTCATCTGGGCATAGGCCAACGTTGTTTGCAGGAAGGATTGGAAAGATGGCCTGACAGTCGACCAGCATCTGGAAAGCCCGGTCAAAAAAATGGCACTTGCTGCCGACGTCTTTATTGCGGCTCCAGATGCGCGGATCTCCATCTTGGCCACGGGCTTGCTCGTGAGACCGTATACGTTGACGCAGACTGATCAGATCACCTCAAAATCATGCTTGCAAACGGGGCGGGCCATACGTTTTTTGAGGGAATGTCCACCACCATACGTAATCGAGACGGGTCTGTCAGAATCGGGTCGAACCCGGGATGAATGGAAACCAACTCGTGAGCAATATCACCGCACCTGAAGATCACGGCGAATTTACGCCTCTTCTTGGCAAGAGCTTTCTGACGCCGCTTTACGACCGGGCGATCGGTCTGTTCACCCGCGAACATCTCTGGCGCCAAAGGATTGTCGAAGAGCTGCACCTTGTCCCCGGCGACCGGGTGATCGATGTTGGCAGCGGAACCGGCACTCTTCTCAAGGCCTTGATGACGGATTGTCCGGAAGCGGGTCTGATCGGTGTCGAACCCGACCCGGATGCGCTCGCGCTTGCGCGGCGCAAGTTTGGCGCGGGAGCCGATCTCGTGAAATGGCACAATGGCTTTCTCGAAAGCCTCAAGCTACCCGCAGGGTGGCAGCCGAACAAGATCGTCAGCAGCCTCGTCCTGCACCAGGTCCCCTTGCGCAAGAAGCAGACAATCCCGGAAACCATCGAAAGCTTGCTCGTGCCAGGCGGAACCGTGTTGATCTCCGATTATATGAAGCAGGATAGCCCACTCATGCGGAGCCTCTTCCGGGCGACCGTCCAGTCTCTTGACGGCATAAGCGACACGCAGCCCAGCGCCGACGGCGAAGTCGAAAAACTGTTCGCCGAAATCTTCACCGAGCCATGCCTGCTCCAACGGTTCCCGACGGCAACCGGGACGATCTCGCTATGGCGCGGATACAAGAAAGGAATTGCACAATGAATTTGAAAAAGCCTTCGCTGCTCCGGCGATCGATTAGCGGCGCGGCCTTGCTCGTGCTGGCAGCCTGTTCGAACGTGGCTCAGGCAGCGACCTATACGATGTTCCGGGATCCAGGATGTGGGTGCTGTCTCAACTGGGCAGGCCATGTCGAAGACGGGATGAACACGAAGGTGGCATCGGTCGACAGCAACGACATGGCGGCGATCAAGACCGCGCGGGGCGTACCCCAAGAGTTATGGTCATGCCATACGATGGAGGTCGATGGATACATCATCGAAGGTCACGTGCCTGCAGAAGCCGTCGCCAAGCTTTTGCGCGAACGGCCCGCCGGCGTTGCCGGCCTCGCGGTTCCGGGAATGCCTCTGGGATCGCCCGGCATGGAGGCCGGAAACCGGATCCAGCCTTACGACGTCATCGCCTTTGGCCCAACCGGACAGAGCGTCTTCGCGTCCTTTCCGTAAGGGGGTGAAGCCACTCCATGCGTCGGCATGAAAGGTTGCAGGCGATGAGGACTAATTGCGGGAAGCGACACAGAAGCCTGTCGAACTTCTCGCCGGGTCCGGGCTGGCTGCCCCCACAGTCCCGGACCCTTCCAATTTGTATGATTGCAGCACGCACGAAATAGGAGAAATGCGATAGTCAAAAGCTCGGTCAGAAATGCTGGATCTTTTTAAGGGGTGAACCTCTGCCCAACGTACTGCTTGTCGTGATGCTTCTCGGACGGGATGACATAGACAGGGGAAAGACTTGCAGACAGATGGCGACGATCAACATAGCGAGAATGCGGGCTCGATAACGTTGCTGGGCGGTGTCGCGATGGGGACCGGCGTCATGATTGGCGCAGGTATCTTCGCACTGACCGGCCAGATTGCCGAACTGGCTGGACCGTTATTTCCGCTTTCTTTCATAGTCGGCGCGCTGGTTACCTCGCTTGCCGCCTACAGCTACATCAAGATGTCGAACCGCTGGCCCTCCTCTGGCGGCATCGCGATGATCCTTCAGAAGGCTTACGGACCGGGCGTCGTTGCAGCATCGGCATCGCTCCTGATGGCGCTGTCGATGGTCATC is drawn from Novosphingobium decolorationis and contains these coding sequences:
- a CDS encoding YybH family protein codes for the protein MTKTLTRIAATALVATLIPLPAFAQQMDHSSHANHQMHAMDASADDVAGAEETLKAYRTALEARDAQAMRALFAEDSAIFENGKAEGSFANYMEHHLGPELDAIVSFTFTDPTLTVTRMGHMAHAYETYGYRIELSDGRVIERDGVATSVLAHDADGWRIVQYHSSSRAPRN
- a CDS encoding copper resistance protein B: MKIRIVSLLASVAAGSVLASPAAAQHAGHSPAEPQQSAEAQADAKTKCEEEAERHRAMGHPVADGACEPAAQPEAAMDRSQMDHSTMDHGAMTAQDGHSGMTMPVDAARPQALPESHEGMDHGSMPQGKPAEGAMDHSQMNHGEMGQAEASSSMDHGQMDHSQMNHGETPSQDRQGMDHSAMQMGSDDDIPLLPPPPEAGSGPARAAVAIWGEEAMNEARRELVRETDGGMRFWFQGDRLEYRAREGKDGYLWDIQGYYGGDIDKFWFKSEGEGSFGEPIEGAEVQALWSRAIAPFFDFQAGVRQDLTGPERTHAVIGIQGIAPYQFEVDAAAFVSTKGDVTARFEGELDQRITQRLILQPRAEIALSAQDIPELGIGAGLDRIEAGLRLRYEFAREFAPYVGVSQEWRIGDSADFARAAGEDPSVTNYVVGVRFWF
- a CDS encoding copper resistance system multicopper oxidase, with the translated sequence MIAVNRRKFLGAGAGGMGLLGLAGAMPAWARGADILAGNARKGLDEISGPNIDLTVARSAFATGNRRGGAIAVNGTIPGPLLRLQEGTTVRLNVHNQLEEDTSIHWHGLLVPFQLDGVPGVSFPGVKPGETFTAEFPVRQSGTYWWHSHSGLQEQAGHYGAIVVDPAGPDPVQADREYIVVLSEFSEMSPHTIFDKLKKGEGYFNYNQNTWTDDYPLSGEDRRMWAKMRMMPTDILDVSSAAYTYLLNGHGPLDNLEYLFRPGERVRLRFINAGAMTFFNIRIPGLPMTIVQADGQNVEPVEVDEFQIGVAETYDVVVTPGAQQAYTLVAESMDRSGMGIATLASAPGARAAIPPLRDPPLLTMADMGMSGMDHGSSGDAGMSGMDHGSGGDMAGMDHGSSGQSEMAGMAGMSGMQMRDTSLLPPDVKVGPGLDMVSMNPVDRMGDPGIGLADVPHRTLDYRKLRALTPHREGRTPSRRMEIHLTGNMERYMWSFDGKKFSAVSDEPIRFAYNERVRVKLVNDTMMAHPIHLHGHFFELVNGAPADRQPLKHTVILQPGGSAQFDLTADEPGDWAFHCHLLYHMHAGMFQIVTVANPDGSEA
- a CDS encoding RNA polymerase sigma factor; this translates as MSGAGDNPDEALVSQARAGNKRAFSQLVEHETGRLLALVTRMLSSPSQAEDVVQDSLASVWLTRHRLDPDKPIGPYLTTVVLNRCRDRLRRRKVAGFFGLSGDDELHSIADDLPGPEALAVSREELNLVQAEIARMPVRLREALVLVTIEGRSQAEAADLLGTTEKAIETRVYRARNRLKERFEKLWGVGWARA
- a CDS encoding Spy/CpxP family protein refolding chaperone; amino-acid sequence: MKTTHIVLAVLLAALAGCLGAIAADRWANHEAGSGLHDFVHDELTLTADQEQRLDALEARFAVERARLEGSARAANARLAQAMETEHEYGPEVSAAIDEVHARMGDLQKATVRHVFDMREILEPEQQRQFDRKVSDALTRDPRD
- a CDS encoding IS110 family transposase, with amino-acid sequence MSIVILGVDLGKNACSIVGVDATGAVVLRRSMRRQTLIDYVSKLPACIVAMEACCGAHHMGRLFAGHGHEIRLMSPEYVRPYVKAQKNDDRDAEGIAEAASRPTMRFVELKSQDQLDIQTLHRVRSRLVAERRSLINQLRAIMLERGTIFPVGRRKLELGVDALLLQGEAGLSPRIRRLIGDLRTEWRHLDEKIESLNAEFVELARNDAAARRLTSIPGIGVLNATALIAAVGNAGSFAKARDLGAWLGLVPRQHTTGGKPRLLGISKRGNTYLRTLLIHGARASLPSISRSDTPLGRWLKAMLERGVHRNAAVVALANKLARIAWAALRKGATFERSYPVAV
- a CDS encoding class I SAM-dependent methyltransferase yields the protein MNGNQLVSNITAPEDHGEFTPLLGKSFLTPLYDRAIGLFTREHLWRQRIVEELHLVPGDRVIDVGSGTGTLLKALMTDCPEAGLIGVEPDPDALALARRKFGAGADLVKWHNGFLESLKLPAGWQPNKIVSSLVLHQVPLRKKQTIPETIESLLVPGGTVLISDYMKQDSPLMRSLFRATVQSLDGISDTQPSADGEVEKLFAEIFTEPCLLQRFPTATGTISLWRGYKKGIAQ
- a CDS encoding DUF411 domain-containing protein — its product is MNLKKPSLLRRSISGAALLVLAACSNVAQAATYTMFRDPGCGCCLNWAGHVEDGMNTKVASVDSNDMAAIKTARGVPQELWSCHTMEVDGYIIEGHVPAEAVAKLLRERPAGVAGLAVPGMPLGSPGMEAGNRIQPYDVIAFGPTGQSVFASFP